The DNA window TCTAAAATGAGAGAAGATAAATGAATTAAGGGTGAGTATGCTATCCCTAGCAGTTtaatatttgaaaaaatatttaaaaaaatggttaaaaatattgaaattaccAATAAATACACGAACTGAAATCTACAGATCATTAAATATGATTTCATGGCAAAATGGGAAAAATTTAAGGTGTGACAGATCATAAAATTAATCTAATATCCTCAAACATTATAACATACTATAGAAATTTATTTCCACTAAAATCATATACATAACGAATTATTATAGTTTAAATATATACACGAAATATGGATATACTCTCTAGCATCACAgccaatttttttattaaaataatttgcatTAGAGAATCGGTAAATCCTTAAATACATCTTTggtaataaacaacaaaatcacattTGAGAAAAACACAAAATATCTACGATTCTTTAAACTATATCGAACTGATTCATTCATCACATGCTTTGCATTTCTTCTGCATCACAGCCAACTTTGATTTGTTTGGTTCTGATTGCTTGCATTTGCCACTCAATGATTCTTGAAGTCCCCTACTTTTTCTCCacctctctcttttttttgtctcctttcaatattttttttacaaattctGATCAAGGAAAATTTTTCAGTTTATGGAATTTTTTACCAATACAAATTTTGTAGACTTAGTAAATAATTCCCTATATAAATAATTTGATTTATTTGCAATAAAAGATAAATAATCGGAAAAATTGAAAATAGGAAATAATAAATCATACTCGCTTGTCGTTTTTTTTGGATGATGATCAGAACTCGCAACATGATACTCCCTCGTTGGTAGTGTATGTTATGGAGCAACAATTATAAGATGATCAACATGTAGGGCTTCAActcttatatgatttaaaatattggaGGCGTATAATTACTACCGTCCATAATTTTTAAACAAGTGACAATTATTATCAGGGTCAATATCACGCACTTTATTATCATGTATTGTAAGTATTATTGcaatttttgggacatgcttgTTAGAAAGTTATAATTATTTCTGCTTCGAGAGCGATCGACATAGTATACTTGAACTGTAATATGAATTAAGAAATTGGAGGTAAACAATCATTAGGTAAAGAAGCACAGGCTTGGTACATGATAGTTTGATTCTAGCATGTTATTAATTTGAATCCGTTTCCGTGTTTAAAAATGGCAAGGATACCCCAAATATACACGTGAATGCGTGCCTATCGTTTTGGTAGACTGTTAATTTGGTCCATCCTGTCGGTTATATTTTGGTTCTTGTCGTGTAAAGAAGCTATTGACTCTCAGAAAGTAACAACATTAAACATGAACTTATTTCATCAAAAGCATACAATACTTCAAGAAAcgacatgtgtgtgtgtgtgtgtgtgtgtttgtacatatatatatatgatgttaGAAGTTAAAGGTTCTTGTCTTGGGTGAATCAGCGACTTTAAGTGTTTCTTCAATGAGCTTTCGCGCTTTTCGGCTCCTGATTTCGACCCTCATGCTTTCGCTCTTCTCGATCTTGTCGTAAGAGTTCTTCAATTTCATGGACTTGAGTCTCGATTTCAAGCTGCCCAACAGCCTCTCCAACCCCATCATCACCGTGCTAAATCTGCTCTATCTAATACCACAATTCAAACCATATAAATATCTCTCTGTCTGTGTGTGTGAGTGATGTAATATAATTGATTGATTGGGAGAGAATGGAAACAAACCTGGAATAATTAAATGATGGGATTTTGGGGATGGAGGGTGGGTCTTAAATTTTGAGTGAAGGAGAAAGAGATAGAAGGGATAATATGAATGAAGCAACCACAGAGAATTTGGCTGCTTAAATTGGAGGACTCATTTACATTAGATACTCGCTCTAGTCCAAATACAGGGGTGGGGTGGGGGGTTGCATTTTTTTTCTCCATATTCTTGAGATATTATTATCAAATATCTATATTTAGTAGTATTtcgtttattattttattaatatattcctattattaaataattagatGCTGTCAACCATATTTTTACaccatatataaatattatgcaGATTATGAATATCATAGAAATATGATTATATTTAAGATGGATTTAGTATATTTTACATTAATGCACATGTGCATAGGCAATCTCGAGACCTGCTGTGCCAAAAATCAAACCCAGACATACCCGTCACAAAATCCGATGTGTCTAATCAAACATGGACCCGCAAAccctttaaaaatcatatatgtttttatttcaagtaaatacaaaataaaaaagtCCACAACTAATACTTTAATCAAAATCATAtgtaaatcataatattttaatattaagtTAGCAACAAAAAAACAATATGTATTGTGACTTAAAGGTTAGGGATTAAGATAttcattatttaatataatatataatataaattattattattaatatatatcagAGAATATTTATTAAAACTTGTTACTCGCCTATTCTCTTCTCTAATTTAATGCATAGTGGGGTTTAAGTGGGCTATTCTCTTCTCTAATTTTCAGATAAAAACTCCCAAACTATCTATCTCTAGGCTGGGTTCGAAGCTCTTTTGGATTTGGATTTGGTTGCATTGAACTATCAAATATGTGAATATGATGGAAAGCGTAGCAAAGTCCAAATATTAATAAGCTTGAAGTATAGTTGGGTTAATTCTTTAAGCCCAAAATTATTCTACAAATGGGATATTGACCCATCAATCTATGCAAAATGAAGACAGATACATCAATCTATATTTGTAACCTATCATATTCATGaataaatgaaatataatgtgCTTAACTGACACATGCTAATGAACATTAAACAAGTGGGAGGGGCATCAAATCAGacaacaaatttatttaaaattattaaatgtcTTTGAATAATCCAGCTGCGCGCCAATTCATGCATTCATGCATGGCCTAAATAGCtggattatatttatttatttatttatttcatttaaaaGGATGTTACATGTTACGCATCCATATGATCCACACGGTGTATGAAAACCCCATCTCtacataaaattaaaaaatcatatagTAATTAATACATTCTAATTTGATTATAGCTGGTGATCGATATTgtctttttaaaattaattaattataaaatgtCTTATAAGTTTTATCCTCtctcgtaattttttttaaaattaatgtatCGTACGTAAATCTTTTGAGATTTGTTATCGTGAATTATTTAGAGagacataattataatttttgataaaataacAAATGCTCCGTGCCACAAAACTGATCTAGACCCATAACATTTCTTTGTTAAGCAACCCATAACATTCctaaaattattcatcattaaCTATCTGTTATTGCCAACCAATCAGAATTAGTAGCTAAAGTGTcttttttaatgaaatatataACTGTCTActtcaatattaataataaatcaaGATCGTGACTCttgattaataataataataagataagACATATaaatgattagtatgtaaatgataaagaaaatgattgtgatagaattgtaatatatgatgtaaataatattatgtttggtaagatttttaagtgtaggataattttgaattttttgatgaaaagacgaaaTTGTCCTTCCCCTTCGCGACGGCGACAGTGGCGGCCGGCGGCCGGCGGAAATGCTCGATCGGAAAAGGTCATCAGGTGAGACGGCCGGAAATGGCTGCCGGAAACTTACCGACGGattctcaaaaaccgtcgctcatagaaaccgtcgccgatcttgttttgaattaatttaatttctaAAAATTAGGCATTTAGCGACGTTTTTAAacacaccgtcgctaattgcgaCGTTTTataaataaaccgtcgctaatagcaacGGTGTTTTGACAAACCTTTCtacacaaaccgtcgctaaccgcTCGGCCGGTGGTCGGCAGTTCGTCGCTGGTCGGCCGGTGCTCGCCGCGGTCGGCGGTCCATCTGTGGTTGGCCGGCGGCGGTCGGTGGCGGGaaatggtggtgagtttgaatttaggagaagggtaaaatcggaaaaataggaggtattaagagtgtgataaataatcctagggagtgaggaggtattattttaacctacctaatataacctaatcataccTAGGAGGGATAAGGTAGGTTTATTTAAAATTGAACTAAACACTTGATTGGGCCGGATAAATTAGTCTATCACTCCTAATCCCTCGAACCAAACGGGGTGAtacaataatatatattataaacccAAATAGGCTGATACTTGCTGAAATCTTGCAAGTATCCCCACACTTcttgaattataatttatttacatTATATATGTATCAACTTTAGCTAGTGACAGAAATGATGGAtctatgtttttatttttgataaTGCAGAATGATAttaaaattgattaaattataaaaattacaCGGTGTATATATTACCAAAATAGTATGTATAAATCAACTCTTCAGGCTACACCTGATAAAAATTTTGTGCATTTGTTTTTGCAGCGACCCAAATCGGATCAACTACTAATTAAACATGCGATTAACTAGTCAGTTAAAAATCATTATTACAAACTTAAACAACAAAAACACATGCATAAATCTTAAACGAAAATCATGTGATATACAACCGGTAACCAGAACAAGACAAAAGCTTAGTTGATCATACAACCAAATCGAACATCTTAaaccaacaacaaaaataaaccTTCTTGGATCCTCGCCAACTCCTCGACTACCCACATCCTGAACCATTGGTCTCGTCCAACCTGAGACATGCTCCGTCGAATGTCGCAGAAACACATGGATCTACGTACAGCCCAAGCCTTTGTCCGTTGGTAGCCCACTGATGTCGTAATTTCCACAACTTTGAGCCTAGCTTCACTACTACTTTGAAAGCACCTCTCTAGTGCCCGGCCCTTGATAATAAGGCTAAGAACCACTCAAATATGGACTGAAATCGAGAGATATTTTAAATTTCCATTCAAATAATGAAATCAACAAGCCTATTTATAGACACAAGTTCTGAATGCCTGAATCCTAGTTCGAATGGTCCGATCCTGCATGTTATACTATGTGTCATGGTCGATTTGCCACCTATCTACATGGCTTTGGAAAGTCTGAACTGCTACATATCAGAGCAACTTTTGACACATAAGTCATCTTGATGGCACTGCGAGTTCGTATGGTCCGATCTACATTCAAATggtccgaactcacttcggtgGTTCCAATACTGTTGATGATTAAATActcttatttgattaattaatgACTCTTTAATCTTGTTTTAGCATTTAATTACATAAAACAGAAATCGGGTCACTACAGTTTTTCaatgaaaaatttaaatattaaaatcggaaaatttataatttttgtcCAATATATATATCTGTTCGTTTGTGTTTTGGTTCCTTTATTGTCAAACTCTTATCTCTTAGGTTATATAattgttttgtttttaatttttttttcctgatgtGATTATGAAACGATATCAATGCAACCGATATGATATAAATGTGTATAATACTACATTAACACtcttaataaaaaaacaaattatcaaaaattgaaaattatattaGATTAAGAtgttaatttcaaaaatatagaaaACCAcagtagtaaaaaaaaaaaatcaacataacaaaaattgtaattttctcattaaaatataatataagctTTCCTTCATTAGATTTAGAAATTACTgacataattaaatttagtacattaataaataagaaatgaaaaaattaaaaaagaagaGATCATAGGCTAACATAATATAGAAAACATCtcgtttattgatttttttattaatacatTTTTTCACATATAAAATTTAGTCCGTGGAtataaaaattcttattttaatgttcttttttttcttgttcagtctcagttttaaaaaaatcatccaTATTTTAAACTTCTCTTCCCAATACTAACTTCGAATAAtccgtaaaaaaaaaaaaaaaacttcgaATAATCCGGCCATTTGAATCCAAAGGAAGAGAAAGGTCAATAATTCCTACCAAAACCATCAactcctatatatatatatatatatatatatatatatatatatatatatatatatatatatatatatatatatatgccaacTAATTTCGAAACGAAGCCTTATAAGTTATAATATACATGATCACCCATCCTCAAAACATTTCCGAACAACCCCTTGATTCCTCATTGACAGATCACTGAAGCTAAGCTCCAAGATTATGGAGCTTTACTTCAGGAAAAATATAACCCCCACTCAAAAAATAAAGAATATCGGTATCGCGATATCCGCCGGATTAATACTTCTCACGTTTATCCGTCTGAATTATCCTGTAACACCAAGATATTCATCACTGTCCTACAAAAATTCAGCTGAAATCATCCCACCACACCATGCAGAGGGTATCGAGATAACCGATAATCAAGAGAAGTGCGATATCTTTACCGGAGAATGGATTCCGAATCCGAATGCTCCATATTACACGAATACGACGTGTTGGGCGATCCACGAGCATCAGAACTGCATGAAATATGGGAGGCCGGATGCCGGATTCACGCAGTGGAGGTGGAAACCGGACGGGTGCGATTTGCCCGTATTGAACCCGTTTCAGTTTCTGGATATGGTCCGGGATAAGTCACTGGCTTTTGTTGGAGATTCTGTGGGGAGGAACCAAATGCAATCCATGATATGCCTCTTGTCCCGGGTAAGTTTTTATTGATCTTTccttttaatcattttttatatttattatttgatacatatatattcaatttCTCGATTTCAACAATCGAACAGTAGTTTGGTACGTAAGGgagagattgataaataatcctccttatcTCATGTTTGATATCTTTTTAAAAAACCCGTGATAATAGCATGACCCTTGATAAATAACTTATTATAAGGATAAAATATGACTTCTATTagatgtgataattttaatttaatgataaaatacactacaaatgacttaattgccctcaatttataaaaaaatcctAAACCCTATTTTTTCTCATTTCATTTGTGCTTCTATCAATCCTTCACGGTCGGTTTGGTTGTTTGAtatctatttatttaattttttttaatgcatttaatttttttatatattatataatatataaaattaggtaaaaataaataaatcatgcaatcaCTGTCAGCGCATAAACAGATaagaaatatgaactcaagcaacaactttgaaattataaaatttattatgataatgtaattttgtcattacaatctaatatataaatttaatcactcttattaaaatcataccaaacattaaatacaatatcatacattttatttatcattaactcatctttatattatatatcaaatgTTTATCTTATTATGTGTATCAAACTATGCCTAAATGTCTTCTTATCTGCTTGAAACTTGCTTGTACTCTGCATCTTCTTTAGATTTATGTGATGTGCGTGGTTTGCAGGCTTTTTCGATTCATAATGACAACGAGTTTCTAGTTAGACAAATATGgcattgaaaaagaaaataaaatatagtaGGTTACCTAAAGTGGtagaatattttcaaaaacccaCAGGCCACAATGGCTGAATTATTTGTATTAACGATTAGGTAAATTATTAGAAAATGCATATCCAGTTATCCACAACACTAGTAAACTAACACATGTATTAGGTAGCTAGAATAAAAAAAGTACAAGAATCTTTCCCTtttttatttggaaaaaaaaggATGGAAATTATTAAATCTATTATTCCTTCATATCATTAGTTTTATAGATAAGATTGATATATACAAGGATGAGAAATTTCAACTAGAGAAAACACTGGGAATATGGTGTGACCCAGAAAATGAGTTTGTTCTATTTGTCCTCTCTCGTGTAAAACAAAGTTGACAAGTAACAATAATTTAACGAGCTCGAAAATGTTTTGAGTCGATCCGAATTcgaaattttattaaattcaagtAGAACTCGAACATGCTCAAAACAGAGTTTCATAATTTAGTAAGTTTGAAATCACTAAATGTGAATTATCTCCGATTTCAGGTAGAATACCCAATCGACGTCTCCCCCACGTCTGACGAGCATTTCAAACGATGGAAATACTTCACTTACAACTTTACACTAGCCTACTTTTGGACTCCGTTTCTGGTCCGCTACGAAGACCGAGATCCAGACGGCCCAACCCACACCGGCCTCTTCAACCTCTACCTCGACGAGTTCGATGAAGCATGGACCACGCAGATCGACGGTTTCGATTACCTCATCCTCAACGCCGGCCATTGGTTCAGCCGCACCGCCGTATACTACGAGAACCGCCGCATCGTTGGCTGCCGCTACTGCCAGCTCCCAAACATCACCGACCTCCCGATGACCTTCGGGTACCGCCGCTCCTTCCGGACGGCGTTTAAAGCCATCAACGGGAGGGAGAATTTCAGAGGCGTGACGTTCTTACGAACCTTCGCACCTTCGCATTTCGAGGACGGGCCGTGGAACGCCGGAGGGAACTGCGTGAGACGGCGGCCGTTCCGGAACAACGAGACGATTCTGGAGGGGTTGAGTTTGGATCTGTACATGATCCAATTGGGGGCGTTTCGGGCGGCGGAGAAGGAGCGGATGAAGAGAttcaggtggctggacacgacGCAGGCCATGTTGTTGAGGCCCGATGGGCACCCGAGTAGATATGGGCATTGGCCCGATGAGAACGTGACTCTGTACAATGATTGTGTTCATTGGTGCTTACCTGGGCCCATTGATTCTTTGGCCGATTTTTTGTTTCACATGTTGAAAATAGAATCCCGGAGATCGTACAACGAAAGACTTCTCAAGcgctaaaaaaaatttcattgaATAGTTTGTTTGGTTCTGTAACTTCTGTATGAGAGAGTATTCattttgttattatttattttattattttatatctcTTACTATTTATCACATCGATACTGTTCAACAAAATCTTAAtacacatttaaaaatattcattttgattctatatatttgattttttgtGATTTTATTCTTTTATATTGTTATTTTTTACTTTAGTCCACTGCGATTGTGTGTGTTTTGTTGCAATTCCAGTATTTTTCCAAAGACGCGGCAATCCATAACTAGCTTATGAACAAATGGACGAGAGATTTTCATTTAAAAAGAATCTTATGGACTTGAGTTCACCCAAAATATTCTTGAACTTTgattataaaagaaaatttaaaataaatattaatcttAGTTAGCATACGTAAATATAAGGTATCCATGAATTATTAATgtgaaattaataatttattaacaaATTAATAAAGGGTCTTTTAGGTTTCCAGCCCACCAAACaccaatttttatttatttaaaaaaacaacaatttctcaaATAAATTTGCTCACTCCAGTGTAACAAAATTTTGCGATGTTCATACTTCATAGTAAGAAAATAGAGtgaatatatacatacacataaATGTCGATTTTTTAAATACATATAAATGTCACCAATCGTTAAACACATTTGAGTATTTCTACGAAGCTGGTCGAGATATCATACGATCCAAAAACTGCTCGGAGAGGCAGAAAATTTGCACTCTTCACGGAGTCAGGTGAAAAATTGAATTAATAACCAAAAAAAATCAGTTCTTGGCCTGAGATATTTATTATTCCTAAAAGGGAATAGAATAAGAACTGGAAATGTGAAGCTGCTACTTGGGGGATCAAAACTGCATCTCATCTGAAAGCCATAATCCTCACTGCATCCATAAGTTTTCTCTGCCGTACTCACGCACAACAACAGGAACACTCGTGGGTGGGATCTAAATATGTAGTTATCAACAGTTGATTAGCATAAATGGTACATATCCAGCACAGAAGAAGAAGCAAGGAAGGTTTCGAACCAGTTTAGACAGTCTAGAGTCAACATCAGAACCCAGttccacacacacacattatTTATATTCAAACATCTCAGTAAATGCTTAAATTAGTCCATGAGCCACACTCTATTCCATGCTATTGTGATGCCTAAAGACAGCGAACTTGTAAATGGACATGCATTTTTTGACTGAAATGGTATGGTATATAATCAAGATATAGTCATCACGGTGGAAAGTAACTATCCATATGATGCACCTATAAGCTGAACTCTTGTAGGGGAAAGCAATTTTCTGGTGAAACCCGACAGTATATAATCATAGTTTATATTGGAATCTACAGGCAGTAGAGCGACAACATACCATGCCATAGTCCGTGATAATCATTGAAACATAATCTGAAGGTGTTGCATCATAGCTAGAACAATAAAATCAAAAGGTCAGCAAAGCAACAATCAGCAGCACAGTAAAAAAAATAGTATCTAGATTCAAGAACAAAATACTCACATCAGGTTCAGAACCTGTAGATTCTCAATTTTCACCCAATCATTCAAGCAATTGGTTTCCTTTCTACTAGAAACACTTGAAATATCATCAGGATCACCTACGATGGAACATGATATAATTAAGTTAGAAATTGGGTATGTTGCCATCACTTTAGTAGGTGATTCAGTATGTCTCCATACCAAGTTCATTAAAGCAGATCGAATCCAGTTGAACCCTTTCGTGAAACTTGTATGCTTCACAACAAATCAAGACCGGGACCCGGAATTGATGAGCAACCATAGCAACAGATGCAGTGCCAACCCTCGAGTAAACCGTGCCATTAGACAATACCGACGAAGCACCCAAAAGTACTCTAGTTACTTCATGCATGATATAAGAAATCGCATTTAGATGAGTATATGCGCAACTAATACCCTTTTCCACAAGCCTACGGAGTAACTTCTGGCCTTCAAGCTTTGGACGTGAATCCACCACTACAACTCGGAACTGTTTACCAAGTTCTTGGGCATGTGACAATATCATCTCGACAACAGATGACGAAGCATAAGTGAGAAGAACATCACCATCCCTAATTTTCGTCACAGCATGCTTCACAATTACCTTGTCTGCTAGAGTTATCTTCTCACTAATAAAACGGTCAATATCAGAAATAAGACTCGCTTTTGCCTCTGACTCTGAGAGTGTCAGAGATAATTTTGCAATTTGAATTTTAAGAAACCTAATTGCATTCCCCATGCTGATTGAAAGGGGTCTGCATTCAATCAAAAAAGAGACATAAGCGTTTATTTTTGTAGTCAAGTCCCTGATAAGGGCTTTCTCGGGTGGCGTGGTGTAGTCTTTGATAGACTCTTGAAATGCTTGAAGCATTGTGATACAACGTGCATTGCCACCAGATATTTCCCCAGCTAGATATCTCAGACCAACCTGACAAGCACAAAGTCAGGATAGGGTAAAGTGCATCAAGAATTGTATCGATTTTTTTACATTATGGTGGAAAAATAGTTAGATTTCTTTCTCCctgaaaaatgttttttatCAAACAGTATCACATGAAAATATAATACACTCACTTGTTCTCCAAGGTACTTCCTTTGAGCAATATCCAGATGGGTAAATGAATACAATTAATTTAAGAGTTACCTTGTAAACAGAAGGATGAACTGGACCTAATTGAAAGAACTTTGCTTCGAGATCAGGAAGCCGTGTCCCGTGTTCATACTGTGGTAGATGCCTAAATAGTTCAATTCTGTTTTTTGCCTCTATTTGTTTGACTACCGAACGCTTCTTTGCCTTCTCGACTCTGTTTTCATCATCAAACTGCATCCTTATCCTCGGATGAGGGACATCTTTCTTCCTATCTTTATCTGGCTGACGATCACCACCTTTTTTCTCAGAAGAAGCAACCAGAGAGCTGTCTTTCCTTAGTGGAACCACCTTCACAGCCTTATTGGCGTTTGCAGAATTGACCCCAGATGCCACAGCAGATGCCTTATTTCCTCCACCTGGAAAAATGCAGCATTCGGAGATACAATAAGCATAGCGGTTACATTTCCGGATGGTGTATATGTTCGCCaaaaaaatcaatcaaaaaaaCTATAGCATCAACTCAAAAGAATTGACCAATATCCACATATGCACAATCAGTGCTAATCATTATAATATGGAATCGCACCAccggatctgaattcaatataTCAACCTGTTTGGGATAAAATTACACAACCGAAATGATCATTCACTAACTACTACTCTCCAGTATAAATATAGATCATTCACCATTATCAGAATCCTTTTTTGCTCGTTGAGCATCTTGAATAGCACGTCTCTGAGCCTTTGTAGTCTTCTCCTTCAATGTCTTTCCACTAGCAGGCTTTGTCTCTCCATCTATTTCCCCACAAAAATCAAACGTCGAACCATAAACTCAATTTAATAATTAGAAAATTAAGTATGAAATTCCGGAAACGCAACAAACCTAAAACATCAGGAGCCATTTTCACTATACTCTTCTTCTTCACAGCCGCCATTTCAAATCCCCCAGCTGGCAGTGAAGTAGCGAATTTCCCAGAACCACTCCTGAGGCCCCGTTTAGGAGACATGAGGTCCTCCGAGAACTCCGTAGTCGCCGTTGGAGATATAAACTCGGAAGGATTATAACTTCCAACCGGAATCGAATTATGATCCGCAGCTCGAGCGGCATGTAGATGGGATAAAGGCGTTCCTTGAGGGAAGCGGCGGGAGAGACCCGCGGATAAAAGGCGTGGCGGCGGGATCATGACTGGTGACAAGGAGTTGCTGGAGGGTGAGATGTTGGAGACAGGAGGCGACGAGGATGCCAGTTCGGGCGGACCCGATTGAGATCGTTCGGGTGCATCCCCCGGAGCAAAGAAGCCGACGTGCCGAACTTTAGGGTCGCTGGCGGCGCGAGGAACGCGTCGAGGGTCCATCTTCGCCGCTGGATTGGGCCTCGGGGAATTGGGAGCTGATCAGGACACGGATCCTCTGCTGTGCAGGGGACAAACAGCGCACgttgtctaatttttttttgtttccacTTGCTTGCAAAACAAAACCCAAAtcgtattattttaa is part of the Primulina eburnea isolate SZY01 chromosome 1, ASM2296580v1, whole genome shotgun sequence genome and encodes:
- the LOC140838427 gene encoding protein trichome birefringence-like 19 is translated as MELYFRKNITPTQKIKNIGIAISAGLILLTFIRLNYPVTPRYSSLSYKNSAEIIPPHHAEGIEITDNQEKCDIFTGEWIPNPNAPYYTNTTCWAIHEHQNCMKYGRPDAGFTQWRWKPDGCDLPVLNPFQFLDMVRDKSLAFVGDSVGRNQMQSMICLLSRVEYPIDVSPTSDEHFKRWKYFTYNFTLAYFWTPFLVRYEDRDPDGPTHTGLFNLYLDEFDEAWTTQIDGFDYLILNAGHWFSRTAVYYENRRIVGCRYCQLPNITDLPMTFGYRRSFRTAFKAINGRENFRGVTFLRTFAPSHFEDGPWNAGGNCVRRRPFRNNETILEGLSLDLYMIQLGAFRAAEKERMKRFRWLDTTQAMLLRPDGHPSRYGHWPDENVTLYNDCVHWCLPGPIDSLADFLFHMLKIESRRSYNERLLKR
- the LOC140838361 gene encoding translation initiation factor eIF2B subunit delta-like, which translates into the protein MDPRRVPRAASDPKVRHVGFFAPGDAPERSQSGPPELASSSPPVSNISPSSNSLSPVMIPPPRLLSAGLSRRFPQGTPLSHLHAARAADHNSIPVGSYNPSEFISPTATTEFSEDLMSPKRGLRSGSGKFATSLPAGGFEMAAVKKKSIVKMAPDVLDGETKPASGKTLKEKTTKAQRRAIQDAQRAKKDSDNGGGNKASAVASGVNSANANKAVKVVPLRKDSSLVASSEKKGGDRQPDKDRKKDVPHPRIRMQFDDENRVEKAKKRSVVKQIEAKNRIELFRHLPQYEHGTRLPDLEAKFFQLGPVHPSVYKVGLRYLAGEISGGNARCITMLQAFQESIKDYTTPPEKALIRDLTTKINAYVSFLIECRPLSISMGNAIRFLKIQIAKLSLTLSESEAKASLISDIDRFISEKITLADKVIVKHAVTKIRDGDVLLTYASSSVVEMILSHAQELGKQFRVVVVDSRPKLEGQKLLRRLVEKGISCAYTHLNAISYIMHEVTRVLLGASSVLSNGTVYSRVGTASVAMVAHQFRVPVLICCEAYKFHERVQLDSICFNELGDPDDISSVSSRKETNCLNDWVKIENLQVLNLIYDATPSDYVSMIITDYGMIPPTSVPVVVREYGRENLWMQ